The nucleotide sequence AATCCTGCAATGGGGATCATTTCGGACGGTAGAGCAGCACGCGACCGGTTGGTATCAGCTGGAGTAGAATATCATAGTCGGCGACATTGGCGGTCAGGACGACCAGGCCGAGCTTTTGCCCCTGCAGGAACAGCACGCAATCCTGAAGCGCGCGCAATTTGCCGTCCTTTTCATATCCCTGGAGGCGGCAGAGGATCCCTGATAGCAGCGCGGCTCGTCCCAGCACGTCTATGTCCGGCGCAAAGATCCGATGCGGCGGCATCGCTTTGATCTGCTTCCCGATCACATCGAGGACAGAAGCGGTTCGCGCGTCGGAAGGATTGAGTGCGCCGACCGTGTACATCAGCTCCTGGATGGCGACAGTCGAATGATTGACTTGTCGGTGCGTGATCAGGTCGTCCAGGATCGAAGGCGAACGATCTTGCATTTGATCGATATAGACGCAGGTATCGAGCAGTAGCCCCTGTCCAGCGGTCAGACCAACGCTGACGAACGGAAGTTCATCGTCGGTGCGCCGTGCCAGCGTGTTTTCCGGATCGAACCGCGCCCAACGTCGCGCCGCGTCAAAGTCGAATTCCGCCACGTTAGAAACCGAGCTTCAACGCTGGGTCG is from Bradyrhizobium sp. ISRA430 and encodes:
- a CDS encoding DNA-binding protein; protein product: MAEFDFDAARRWARFDPENTLARRTDDELPFVSVGLTAGQGLLLDTCVYIDQMQDRSPSILDDLITHRQVNHSTVAIQELMYTVGALNPSDARTASVLDVIGKQIKAMPPHRIFAPDIDVLGRAALLSGILCRLQGYEKDGKLRALQDCVLFLQGQKLGLVVLTANVADYDILLQLIPTGRVLLYRPK